The following are encoded together in the Cumulibacter soli genome:
- a CDS encoding ArsR/SmtB family transcription factor, whose protein sequence is MTVIQEASTAACCAPLTCEPLGTDDAAELAPLFKALGDPVRLRLVSLIACHPDGEVCVCDLTGAFEQSPATISHHLKVLREAGLIESERRGTWIYYRASPAALARVSALMGSGHADRAHRLR, encoded by the coding sequence GTGACGGTCATTCAAGAAGCCTCGACGGCAGCCTGCTGCGCGCCGCTGACGTGCGAACCACTCGGCACCGACGACGCGGCAGAGCTGGCGCCCCTGTTTAAAGCGCTGGGCGATCCGGTGCGGTTACGCCTCGTGTCGTTAATCGCGTGCCACCCCGACGGCGAAGTGTGTGTCTGCGACCTGACTGGCGCATTTGAGCAGTCGCCGGCGACCATCTCGCACCACCTCAAAGTGCTGCGCGAGGCCGGACTCATCGAGTCCGAGAGACGCGGCACGTGGATCTACTACCGGGCAAGCCCCGCGGCGCTTGCCCGGGTCTCCGCGCTCATGGGGTCTGGCCACGCCGATCGAGCGCACCGGCTCCGATGA
- a CDS encoding CHAT domain-containing protein: MHGDLAHARRLAFASDEEAAHRHLLGLIPKIERADRDDWMLEALTQLGDAFLNRSAYEQAGEVTRRIDDVLIQVREHPDSANFTESAISRYDAWRRYLASGLTAAQGNHDQAIQELENLGERLRERTSESRYLLGNATIRCALALGDDDRYAQAAPLWQRVMEELADERSSDVFLDRLYVSAGLGYGGYCVATGNLQDAEEWLQRAAARASALGWRFDVAKAQLERAAAVSSAGNYWAAHQLTVASYPTIAEFNRAHEVSSAWYMFGLTHLLMGQLDEAGQCWDQAELHWREIDKPLQLYRMLLQRSWIPIFRGEFDAATKQIARAREVLEEWPRSNWLHYARLDTQRGAVWRADALSDMGFETGLDPDAPSSDRPVGVVACAPGTPEYRRATRKLATAAELMIPAAIAVDAERYAMIDPKERAQWAMQVSAPMLAGAFAIAYEGGDSALLAELIEYHSVRGAFDTDPSAAQQPEPTHYPQVALPSDDQPPVSTTSLRLLGPAPDLVMDPGRGPILAQHRSAVTTRYGRNIISEENPWATWVRGVDDGIPRKTLMLRYADVGVATYGSLRVVDDPDLTITWALDEPLLLAALEELDAVLPEPRGGEALGEAATRAFTALKDPRAELTFAYRLGALLIPPDAWRRLYELTDDPRPDLFVVPSARLGAVPWGQLAMPTVVPDFDDLIRARTDASTATGVRPAQIAWPDGDITTLTDGFRLMELVDIGWAVPANVTARRTGVRSKLSGPDRPLLILDPRVPGHRADGPLGSVLGRPRDMSAASRYFAEVLTKYDVRPFVDTAVELFRRRDVNRTWLASELARKPTRLMYVGHASGSTALDGQSGAEDAAIHLACSNDEEGYADAVDGHRPMQVRDLLELQAPIPPKVALVACASGSDVRYDESAGLVAAFVIGGAELVTATLWSMPTTAGFAAAGGNGELDPMAELVIAVDTAQRTADPRRRLNRWQRQQMRAWRNGEPALNPIYWAALANFEVGPIQNDQDAT, translated from the coding sequence ATGCACGGCGACCTGGCGCACGCACGACGACTGGCTTTCGCCAGCGATGAAGAGGCCGCACACCGCCACCTCCTCGGTCTCATCCCCAAGATTGAACGCGCTGACCGTGACGATTGGATGCTCGAGGCCCTCACGCAATTGGGCGACGCCTTCCTGAACCGAAGTGCATACGAGCAAGCCGGTGAGGTCACGCGACGAATCGATGACGTTCTCATCCAGGTTCGTGAACACCCCGACAGCGCCAACTTCACCGAATCCGCTATCAGTCGGTACGACGCATGGCGGAGATACCTGGCATCTGGATTGACCGCTGCCCAAGGAAACCACGATCAGGCGATCCAAGAATTAGAGAACCTGGGCGAGCGACTGCGCGAGCGCACGAGCGAGTCACGCTACCTCCTGGGCAACGCCACCATTCGCTGCGCGCTCGCTCTCGGTGACGACGATCGGTATGCCCAGGCGGCGCCGCTGTGGCAGCGCGTAATGGAAGAACTTGCCGACGAGCGATCCTCGGACGTTTTCCTCGACCGGCTATATGTGTCCGCCGGCCTCGGGTACGGCGGATACTGCGTGGCAACCGGGAACCTGCAGGACGCCGAGGAATGGCTGCAGCGCGCTGCAGCACGAGCGAGCGCGCTCGGGTGGCGCTTCGACGTAGCGAAGGCGCAACTCGAACGCGCAGCGGCCGTTTCATCCGCTGGCAACTACTGGGCGGCGCATCAACTGACCGTCGCGTCCTACCCGACGATCGCCGAGTTCAATCGGGCGCATGAGGTGTCCAGCGCTTGGTACATGTTCGGGCTGACTCACCTACTCATGGGCCAATTGGACGAGGCGGGTCAATGCTGGGACCAGGCCGAATTGCATTGGCGCGAGATCGATAAACCACTGCAACTGTATCGCATGTTGTTACAGCGCAGCTGGATTCCGATCTTCCGCGGCGAGTTCGACGCCGCCACCAAACAAATCGCCCGCGCTCGCGAGGTGCTTGAGGAGTGGCCGCGGAGCAACTGGCTTCATTACGCCCGCCTGGACACGCAACGTGGTGCGGTGTGGCGCGCTGATGCCCTCTCCGATATGGGATTTGAGACCGGCCTGGATCCTGATGCCCCCAGTAGTGACCGCCCCGTCGGGGTCGTTGCTTGCGCACCGGGAACTCCGGAGTATCGCCGCGCCACAAGGAAACTGGCCACCGCCGCGGAACTCATGATTCCCGCCGCGATCGCTGTGGATGCCGAGCGTTACGCCATGATCGATCCGAAGGAGCGAGCCCAGTGGGCGATGCAGGTATCGGCACCGATGCTTGCCGGCGCATTCGCGATCGCCTACGAGGGCGGCGATTCGGCGTTGCTGGCCGAACTCATCGAGTACCACAGCGTCCGTGGAGCGTTCGATACCGACCCGTCGGCGGCGCAGCAGCCCGAACCGACGCATTATCCGCAGGTCGCGCTCCCCAGCGACGATCAACCACCTGTTTCGACCACGTCATTGCGGTTGCTCGGTCCGGCCCCGGACCTCGTGATGGATCCAGGCCGTGGGCCGATTCTGGCGCAGCATCGGTCAGCCGTAACAACCCGATACGGACGCAACATAATTTCTGAAGAGAATCCCTGGGCGACGTGGGTGCGTGGCGTGGACGACGGGATCCCGCGAAAGACGCTGATGCTGCGATATGCCGATGTGGGAGTCGCTACTTACGGCAGCCTGCGCGTTGTCGACGACCCCGACTTGACTATCACCTGGGCGCTTGATGAACCGCTATTGCTCGCAGCGCTGGAAGAACTGGATGCCGTACTGCCCGAGCCACGAGGCGGGGAAGCGCTCGGTGAGGCGGCGACCCGGGCCTTCACGGCGCTGAAGGATCCGCGGGCAGAATTAACGTTCGCATACAGATTAGGCGCGTTGCTGATCCCGCCCGACGCGTGGCGTCGCCTGTACGAACTCACCGACGACCCGCGACCAGACCTATTCGTGGTTCCGTCCGCTCGACTAGGCGCCGTGCCGTGGGGACAATTGGCGATGCCGACGGTGGTACCCGACTTCGACGATTTGATACGCGCCCGCACTGACGCAAGTACCGCCACCGGAGTGCGGCCAGCGCAGATCGCGTGGCCGGACGGTGATATTACGACCTTGACCGACGGATTCAGATTGATGGAACTAGTCGATATCGGGTGGGCGGTACCCGCCAATGTCACCGCTCGCAGGACCGGCGTACGCAGCAAGCTGTCCGGGCCGGACCGCCCGCTGCTCATCCTCGATCCACGGGTTCCTGGGCATCGCGCCGATGGCCCGTTGGGTTCGGTGCTGGGTCGGCCGCGTGACATGAGCGCCGCGAGTCGCTACTTCGCTGAGGTACTTACGAAGTACGACGTCCGACCGTTCGTCGACACCGCGGTTGAACTCTTCCGGCGCAGAGATGTCAACCGGACCTGGCTGGCAAGCGAATTGGCGCGCAAACCGACGCGGCTGATGTACGTGGGACATGCGAGCGGCTCCACCGCTCTTGACGGGCAATCGGGTGCAGAGGATGCTGCCATTCACCTCGCCTGTAGCAACGACGAGGAAGGATACGCCGACGCAGTCGACGGTCATCGTCCGATGCAGGTGCGCGACCTACTGGAATTACAAGCACCCATTCCACCCAAGGTTGCGCTGGTCGCGTGCGCATCGGGCAGTGATGTGCGGTACGACGAGTCGGCAGGTCTGGTCGCGGCGTTCGTCATCGGTGGCGCCGAGTTGGTGACCGCGACGCTGTGGTCGATGCCGACAACAGCGGGTTTCGCCGCAGCTGGTGGAAACGGGGAACTGGACCCGATGGCCGAACTGGTCATCGCGGTCGACACGGCACAACGTACGGCCGACCCACGCCGCAGACTGAATCGTTGGCAGCGCCAGCAGATGCGCGCATGGCGGAACGGGGAGCCCGCGCTGAACCCCATCTATTGGGCTGCCCTCGCGAACTTCGAGGTTGGTCCGATACAGAACGACCAGGACGCCACATGA
- a CDS encoding lipoprotein LpqH, with the protein MKIKKVMATGIAIFALAGVAACSDDSGSGDDSKNNETTSDSGSDASADDGTDDASAADGDESGDDANSGDGAGSGDVSTGGTTVVKVDGQDLESIDLDSVTCLKQGGKVNIASGSASAQQGLAVILSDEDPPKVEAFSIVVDDVALAVAEQAGAKIGSAEATVDGDEYTITGTAEGADLNDPTAGMISKDFEITVTCS; encoded by the coding sequence ATGAAGATCAAGAAGGTCATGGCCACGGGCATCGCCATTTTCGCGCTGGCTGGCGTCGCGGCCTGCTCAGATGATTCCGGGAGCGGCGACGACTCGAAGAACAACGAGACCACCAGCGACTCCGGATCTGACGCCAGCGCCGACGATGGCACCGACGACGCGAGCGCGGCCGACGGCGACGAGTCTGGCGACGATGCTAACTCGGGCGACGGCGCTGGGTCGGGCGACGTGTCCACCGGCGGAACGACGGTTGTGAAGGTGGACGGGCAAGACCTGGAGAGCATCGATCTGGACTCCGTTACGTGCCTCAAGCAGGGCGGCAAAGTCAACATCGCCAGTGGTTCGGCGAGCGCGCAACAGGGTCTGGCGGTCATCCTCTCCGACGAGGATCCGCCGAAGGTCGAGGCGTTCAGCATCGTCGTTGACGACGTCGCGCTCGCCGTCGCCGAACAAGCCGGCGCGAAGATCGGGTCTGCCGAGGCAACGGTTGACGGTGACGAGTACACGATCACCGGAACGGCCGAGGGAGCGGATTTGAATGATCCGACCGCCGGAATGATCTCGAAAGACTTCGAGATCACGGTGACCTGCTCCTAA
- a CDS encoding class I SAM-dependent methyltransferase, translated as MTDTFDSLIEAGSVADVSGWDFCWLEGRATEERPGWGYARQLADRLTNASASLDVQTGGGEVLAEAATFPAIAVATESWPPNVAKATRLLHPRGVVVVADSDEPPLPFADEAFDLVTSRHPATIWWHEIARVLRPGGTYFAQHVGPASAFELIEFFLGPQPEARRGRRPDSEAADARAAGLDIVDLQEATLRIEIYDVAAVVYLLRKVIWWVPGFTTEKYRERLRDLHDVIQQHGPFIAHSRRHLIEARRPGT; from the coding sequence ATGACTGACACGTTCGATTCATTGATCGAGGCCGGGTCCGTCGCCGACGTGTCCGGTTGGGACTTCTGCTGGCTAGAGGGACGGGCAACCGAAGAGCGCCCCGGGTGGGGCTACGCGCGACAGCTCGCCGACCGCCTCACCAACGCATCGGCGTCGCTGGATGTACAGACCGGCGGAGGCGAGGTACTCGCCGAGGCGGCAACGTTTCCGGCCATCGCGGTCGCGACCGAGTCGTGGCCACCGAACGTGGCTAAGGCAACGCGACTCCTACATCCCCGCGGTGTAGTCGTTGTAGCCGATTCCGACGAACCCCCACTCCCCTTCGCCGACGAGGCTTTCGATCTGGTGACCAGCAGGCATCCGGCGACGATCTGGTGGCATGAAATCGCCCGGGTCCTCCGCCCCGGCGGTACCTACTTCGCACAGCATGTCGGTCCGGCAAGCGCGTTTGAGCTGATCGAATTCTTCCTCGGCCCGCAGCCCGAAGCGCGGCGAGGACGGCGTCCTGATTCCGAAGCCGCCGATGCGCGGGCCGCTGGGCTCGACATCGTCGATCTGCAAGAGGCGACGCTGCGAATCGAGATTTACGACGTCGCGGCGGTCGTTTACCTGTTACGCAAGGTGATTTGGTGGGTACCGGGCTTCACGACTGAGAAGTACCGCGAACGCCTGCGTGACCTGCACGACGTGATCCAACAGCATGGGCCATTTATCGCCCATTCGCGTCGACATCTCATCGAAGCCCGACGACCAGGCACCTGA
- a CDS encoding pyridoxamine 5'-phosphate oxidase family protein encodes MVDERLQVRGYPQRARYDLEFAAQVLDAGRMGHLAMTRDGYPHLVPMMYVRIEDSVHIHCRAKTPLATDLESGTRIAFAVTIVDGIVLANEVRFHSMNYRSLVVHGIATPVADESAKRSSFNALAAHVWPGRAGLTPATTEQLASVALFSLPLVEFSGKQRTGPPLAGITPPLPDVWAGHVDLEEIPAEFHSAHESPAAPEPIWPF; translated from the coding sequence ATGGTGGACGAACGATTGCAGGTGCGCGGTTATCCGCAGCGGGCCCGGTACGACCTCGAATTCGCGGCGCAGGTACTCGACGCCGGCCGGATGGGACATCTTGCCATGACGCGCGACGGTTATCCGCACCTCGTGCCGATGATGTACGTGCGCATTGAGGACTCGGTGCATATACATTGCCGCGCCAAAACTCCGCTGGCCACGGATCTCGAATCTGGTACCCGTATCGCGTTCGCGGTAACCATCGTCGATGGCATCGTGCTCGCGAATGAAGTTCGGTTCCACTCGATGAATTACCGATCACTCGTCGTGCACGGCATCGCCACCCCGGTGGCTGACGAATCCGCCAAGCGGTCGAGTTTCAATGCTCTGGCTGCGCATGTGTGGCCTGGCCGCGCTGGCCTGACGCCGGCTACCACCGAGCAACTGGCAAGCGTCGCGCTCTTCTCGCTGCCGCTGGTCGAGTTCAGCGGGAAGCAACGCACCGGTCCCCCACTCGCAGGGATCACGCCGCCGTTGCCTGATGTGTGGGCCGGCCACGTCGACCTGGAAGAGATCCCGGCCGAATTCCACTCGGCGCATGAGAGCCCGGCTGCCCCCGAACCGATCTGGCCGTTCTAA
- a CDS encoding alpha/beta fold hydrolase: MVRRAAKTRHRLREAAGLRVRYREAGVPSATAVVLLHGAPSSSYSFREVLPVLGQDAYVVAPDLPGFGLSESPPVADYDYTYERLSLVIEALLEGLGIERYILFVTDYSTPVGYFMATRHPERVLGLVVQNGNAHEAGLGPAWDSARRYWAEPTAQNRDALPDWLTFEGTKETYLAGLPEDVAELHAAESWHLDWARLARPGGTDVYFEYFRDYGTHVARFDEISAYHATHQPPCMVLWGRHDPAFDIAEVLAYHRELDRFQAHIFDGGHFLLETHAAEVAGLLVTFTRDVFDDAVRSS, from the coding sequence ATGGTGAGACGGGCAGCCAAGACGAGACATCGACTTCGTGAGGCGGCCGGGCTGCGCGTGCGGTACCGCGAGGCCGGCGTGCCGTCCGCCACCGCGGTCGTGTTGCTACACGGCGCACCGAGCTCGTCGTACTCGTTCCGTGAGGTGCTGCCGGTGCTCGGTCAGGACGCGTACGTCGTCGCGCCGGACCTCCCAGGATTCGGTCTCTCCGAATCCCCGCCGGTTGCGGACTACGACTACACCTATGAACGTCTGTCTCTGGTGATCGAGGCATTGTTGGAGGGCCTCGGTATCGAGCGCTACATCCTGTTCGTCACCGACTACAGCACTCCGGTGGGCTACTTCATGGCGACTCGACATCCCGAACGGGTGCTGGGCTTGGTCGTGCAGAACGGCAACGCGCACGAGGCGGGTTTGGGGCCGGCGTGGGACTCGGCTCGACGGTACTGGGCGGAGCCGACCGCACAGAACCGCGACGCCTTACCGGATTGGCTGACCTTCGAAGGAACAAAGGAGACCTACCTGGCGGGGCTTCCTGAGGACGTTGCGGAACTACACGCCGCGGAGTCCTGGCATCTCGATTGGGCCCGTCTGGCACGCCCCGGCGGCACGGACGTGTACTTCGAGTACTTCCGCGACTACGGCACCCATGTTGCGCGGTTCGATGAGATCTCGGCCTACCACGCCACGCATCAGCCACCGTGCATGGTGCTCTGGGGCCGACACGATCCGGCGTTCGATATTGCTGAAGTCCTCGCCTACCACCGAGAACTCGACAGGTTCCAAGCTCACATCTTCGATGGAGGACACTTCCTCCTCGAAACTCACGCGGCCGAGGTCGCCGGCCTGCTCGTCACCTTCACCCGGGATGTGTTCGATGACGCTGTACGGAGTTCATGA
- a CDS encoding DUF1330 domain-containing protein, with protein MPAYAIAHLQDATPHLDIAEYLERITATLEPYDGRFLVHATPPEVREGDWPGNVVLIGFPGIVEARAWWESSAYQEIAPLRSRHISGDIILVAGVAEGYDPTRLATTIREAAAAR; from the coding sequence ATGCCTGCTTATGCCATAGCGCATTTACAAGACGCCACCCCACATCTGGATATCGCGGAGTATTTGGAGCGGATCACCGCCACGCTCGAACCGTACGACGGCCGATTCCTGGTGCACGCCACGCCACCCGAGGTACGAGAGGGCGATTGGCCCGGGAACGTAGTACTGATTGGCTTTCCCGGCATCGTCGAAGCGCGGGCATGGTGGGAATCATCGGCGTATCAGGAGATCGCGCCGTTGCGGTCACGCCACATCAGTGGCGACATCATTCTGGTGGCGGGCGTCGCAGAGGGTTACGACCCGACCCGCTTAGCTACGACGATCCGAGAAGCGGCCGCTGCGCGCTAG
- a CDS encoding Gfo/Idh/MocA family protein produces the protein MRLAIIGLGLGRHLARWATSIGMEIVALCDLDEQVLESAGSEYPDALLTGRWQDLLTYDVDAVALVNDFDAHAPMAIAFLDAGIHVLSESAACTSEAEGRALIAASDRSKVTYSFAENYVVHPHVRVMADALAAGEIGPVQLIEADYLHAMAPESVDSLIRDSATWRGRISPTAYCTHTLSPILHLTRAWPTEVSAFPVNAEDPRPAVAMAVRLSTGALAIARHGFLQGEPDSHWSWVSVRGSTGLIESSRAAGDQAWDVRLRKEGWTVGQAAAIEEQRSASRIELNGELVERHNEGTVRVLQAFRDTVMAGAPPMVPVRAAVAASLVGVAGAESLARDSCPVPVPDVSQ, from the coding sequence ATGCGATTGGCAATTATCGGCTTGGGCCTGGGACGGCATCTGGCCCGTTGGGCCACCTCCATCGGAATGGAGATCGTGGCGCTGTGCGACCTCGACGAACAGGTACTGGAGTCCGCCGGCTCCGAGTACCCCGACGCTCTGTTGACCGGCCGGTGGCAAGACCTGCTGACGTACGACGTCGATGCGGTGGCACTGGTCAACGACTTCGATGCGCATGCGCCGATGGCGATCGCTTTTCTCGACGCCGGCATCCACGTCCTGTCCGAGTCAGCGGCGTGCACGAGCGAGGCTGAGGGAAGAGCGCTGATCGCGGCGTCGGACCGCTCCAAGGTTACGTACTCGTTCGCCGAGAACTACGTCGTACACCCGCACGTTCGCGTCATGGCCGACGCCCTGGCGGCAGGAGAGATCGGCCCGGTCCAGCTCATCGAGGCTGACTACCTGCACGCTATGGCCCCGGAGAGCGTGGACTCCCTGATCCGCGACAGCGCAACGTGGCGGGGCCGAATTTCACCGACGGCGTACTGCACCCATACGCTCTCGCCGATCCTTCATCTCACGCGCGCATGGCCGACGGAAGTCAGTGCTTTCCCTGTGAACGCTGAGGATCCGCGGCCGGCTGTCGCCATGGCGGTGCGCCTGTCGACGGGCGCCCTGGCGATCGCCCGTCACGGTTTCCTCCAAGGCGAGCCGGATAGCCACTGGAGTTGGGTATCGGTGCGCGGATCCACCGGGTTAATCGAGTCCTCGCGCGCCGCTGGTGACCAAGCGTGGGACGTCCGACTGAGGAAGGAAGGGTGGACCGTTGGCCAGGCTGCAGCCATCGAGGAGCAACGCAGCGCCAGCCGGATCGAACTCAATGGTGAACTGGTGGAGCGTCATAACGAAGGCACTGTCCGCGTGCTCCAGGCCTTCCGGGACACCGTGATGGCGGGGGCGCCACCGATGGTGCCGGTCCGAGCTGCCGTCGCCGCTTCACTCGTGGGAGTGGCAGGTGCTGAATCGCTGGCGCGCGACTCCTGTCCCGTCCCGGTTCCGGACGTCTCGCAATGA
- a CDS encoding SgcJ/EcaC family oxidoreductase: protein MINKTMPSPEPAHDFNLPTPGPRDEEAIRLVISDVESGFNTNNADLLLLHVAADAVIVNAVGTVLRGRDAVESATRAGLARGPLQTATAHYRLSDIALVAPDVIVAHKSAWSSAEDARRGASPEMNAHYTFVRREGRWWILRRQNTLVADGQARARG, encoded by the coding sequence ATGATTAATAAGACGATGCCTTCCCCAGAACCCGCACACGACTTCAACCTGCCGACACCGGGGCCGAGGGACGAGGAGGCGATCCGCCTGGTGATATCGGACGTCGAAAGCGGATTCAACACGAACAATGCGGATCTGCTCCTACTTCATGTCGCCGCGGATGCGGTGATCGTCAACGCTGTCGGCACCGTACTCCGAGGGCGCGACGCCGTCGAGTCCGCCACGAGAGCAGGGCTTGCCCGAGGTCCACTCCAGACCGCAACGGCCCATTACCGCCTGAGCGACATCGCACTCGTCGCTCCCGATGTGATCGTCGCACACAAGAGTGCGTGGTCCAGTGCCGAAGACGCCCGCCGAGGTGCGTCGCCCGAGATGAACGCCCACTACACCTTCGTGCGCCGTGAGGGCCGCTGGTGGATCCTTCGTCGACAGAACACTCTCGTCGCAGATGGACAGGCGAGAGCGCGAGGGTGA
- a CDS encoding alpha/beta fold hydrolase, whose protein sequence is MTDRSSSPLPEIVVDEFGDRNGTPVLLLHGGGVAGWMWRPLIEQMSPGYRLLVPDLPGHDRSAHADYESRERTIEALVEALEHRQVRPVAVVGFSLGAQLAVLLAVRRPDLVSHVGIISAQAEPSRWPNATLALLRTAAPLAKREWFARAQAKELFIPPTLFPDYLRTTQNLSTRTLLASVGENIRFTIPPTWASYAGRTLVLVGERERAIMARSAHHLTRYRADGEPETIAECGHGVPLQKPHWLADRLQAWLA, encoded by the coding sequence GTGACAGACCGAAGCTCAAGCCCACTCCCCGAAATCGTCGTGGACGAGTTCGGCGACCGCAATGGGACACCCGTCCTCCTGCTCCATGGAGGTGGAGTCGCCGGGTGGATGTGGCGACCACTGATCGAGCAGATGAGTCCCGGATACCGACTCCTTGTCCCGGACCTGCCAGGGCACGACCGCAGCGCGCACGCAGACTACGAGTCACGCGAACGGACCATCGAGGCGCTCGTGGAAGCGCTCGAGCACCGTCAGGTCCGCCCGGTCGCGGTCGTCGGCTTCTCGCTCGGCGCGCAACTCGCTGTGCTCCTCGCCGTCCGCCGCCCTGACCTGGTCTCGCACGTCGGGATCATCAGCGCCCAGGCAGAACCATCGAGATGGCCGAACGCGACCCTCGCACTGCTGCGAACGGCGGCGCCGCTTGCGAAGCGGGAGTGGTTCGCGCGAGCACAGGCGAAGGAACTGTTCATCCCCCCGACCCTGTTCCCCGACTACCTCAGAACCACTCAGAACCTTTCGACACGGACCCTCTTGGCGTCGGTGGGCGAGAACATACGGTTCACAATCCCGCCGACGTGGGCCTCATACGCAGGCAGAACTCTCGTCCTGGTGGGCGAGCGAGAACGAGCGATCATGGCCCGCTCGGCGCACCACCTCACCCGTTATCGAGCCGATGGCGAGCCTGAAACCATCGCCGAGTGTGGTCACGGAGTTCCGCTCCAGAAGCCACACTGGCTGGCAGACCGACTACAGGCTTGGCTTGCCTGA
- a CDS encoding helix-turn-helix domain-containing protein gives MTAWPKSTWIDRCAGRGGLRSAWNGIDRDADPPQSRRRALLRRRPDLRFIHPLLAQLPPVVVLRAPFDRGEPLRDAVELLAMELDRPGPGTDHLVAALLDVLFIHILRACHDERVLPDNAHSWITAIRDTGIRSALDAFHDNPGHPWTVAELAQHAVMSRTAFARRFHELIGDPPMTYITWWRMNLAAALLTDTDQSMRAIAQRVGYSSEYAFAHAFRRERGISPGAARRAGRRGGLPDTGNPPEEGDTA, from the coding sequence TTGACCGCTTGGCCGAAGTCAACCTGGATTGACCGGTGCGCCGGGCGTGGAGGGCTGCGCTCGGCATGGAACGGTATCGACCGGGACGCCGACCCTCCGCAAAGTCGACGTCGAGCGCTTCTCCGACGCAGGCCGGACCTGCGTTTCATCCACCCGTTGCTTGCGCAACTCCCGCCCGTGGTGGTCTTGCGCGCGCCATTCGATCGCGGCGAGCCGCTCCGGGACGCGGTAGAACTACTCGCGATGGAACTCGACCGACCTGGACCGGGCACGGATCACCTGGTCGCCGCACTCCTCGACGTACTGTTCATCCACATCCTCCGGGCGTGCCACGACGAGCGCGTCCTACCGGACAACGCACATTCCTGGATCACCGCAATCCGAGACACAGGAATCCGCTCCGCACTAGACGCCTTCCACGACAACCCAGGGCACCCCTGGACAGTCGCCGAACTCGCTCAGCATGCGGTCATGTCCCGCACCGCCTTCGCTCGCCGATTCCATGAACTGATCGGCGATCCACCCATGACCTACATCACCTGGTGGCGGATGAATCTCGCCGCCGCCCTGCTCACCGACACGGATCAATCCATGCGCGCGATCGCTCAGCGTGTTGGCTACAGCTCGGAGTACGCCTTCGCACACGCCTTCCGCCGGGAACGTGGAATATCGCCAGGGGCAGCACGCCGAGCCGGCAGACGCGGCGGCCTCCCGGACACCGGCAATCCACCAGAAGAAGGAGACACGGCGTGA